One Roseburia rectibacter DNA window includes the following coding sequences:
- a CDS encoding NAD-dependent protein deacylase, with protein MSNIEKFLEMVQESDNIVFFGGAGVSTESGIPDFRSVDGLYNQKYDYPPETILSHTFYMRHTEEFYRFYRDKMLCLDAKPNVTHQKLAELEAAGKVKAVITQNIDGLHQMAGSRHVLELHGSVHRNYCQKCGKGFDAEYILKSGTEIPLCDACGGKIKPDVVLYEEGLNQQTLEDAVFYISHADVLIIGGTSLAVYPAAGLIDYYRGNKLVLINKSTTPMDGRADLLIQAGLGEVFSQIR; from the coding sequence ATGTCAAATATAGAAAAGTTCTTAGAAATGGTACAGGAGTCAGATAATATTGTATTTTTCGGGGGAGCAGGCGTTTCTACCGAAAGTGGCATCCCTGATTTCAGGAGTGTGGATGGACTCTATAATCAAAAATATGATTATCCACCGGAGACGATATTAAGTCATACCTTTTATATGAGACATACAGAAGAATTTTACCGTTTTTACCGTGATAAGATGCTATGCCTTGATGCAAAACCAAATGTGACACACCAGAAACTTGCAGAGTTAGAGGCTGCGGGCAAGGTAAAGGCCGTCATCACACAGAACATTGACGGACTGCATCAGATGGCAGGAAGCAGGCATGTTTTAGAGCTGCATGGCAGCGTGCATCGCAATTACTGTCAGAAGTGTGGAAAAGGATTTGATGCGGAATATATTTTAAAATCCGGTACAGAGATTCCTCTGTGTGATGCGTGTGGAGGTAAGATCAAACCGGATGTGGTGCTTTATGAAGAGGGATTGAACCAGCAGACCTTAGAGGATGCTGTATTTTATATCAGCCATGCAGATGTGCTTATCATTGGTGGAACTTCGCTGGCAGTATATCCGGCTGCAGGATTGATCGACTATTACCGGGGAAACAAGCTGGTGCTTATCAATAAATCTACAACACCGATGGATGGCAGAGCAGATCTTTTAATCCAGGCAGGGCTTGGTGAGGTGTTTTCACAGATCCGGTAA
- a CDS encoding LURP-one-related/scramblase family protein translates to MRLLIKQRVFSWSDTYDVYDEEGNVRYFVRAEVFALGHQIHVYDAAHVEVGMIRQKLFNLLPVFEIETGGIKRGQIEKQFTLFRPKYDIDFNGWRVEGDFLGWDYDVYSGCSSIIHISKQLLHWGDTYVIDFTNPGDELLGMMLVIAIDAANCSQNK, encoded by the coding sequence ATGCGTTTACTGATAAAACAGAGAGTGTTTTCATGGTCAGATACTTATGATGTCTATGATGAGGAGGGCAATGTACGGTATTTTGTCAGGGCAGAGGTGTTTGCACTTGGACATCAGATCCATGTCTATGATGCGGCACATGTTGAGGTTGGAATGATCCGTCAGAAGCTGTTTAATCTTCTTCCGGTCTTTGAAATTGAAACAGGTGGGATCAAAAGAGGACAGATCGAAAAACAGTTTACCCTGTTCCGGCCGAAATATGATATTGATTTTAATGGATGGCGTGTGGAGGGAGATTTCCTTGGCTGGGATTATGATGTATATTCCGGCTGCAGTTCCATTATTCATATTTCAAAACAATTACTCCACTGGGGTGATACGTATGTGATCGATTTTACCAATCCGGGCGATGAACTGCTTGGAATGATGCTTGTGATCGCAATTGATGCAGCAAATTGCTCGCAGAATAAATAG
- a CDS encoding DUF951 domain-containing protein: MDKYEVGDVVRLKKQHPCGSSEWEILRVGADFRLKCLGCGHQIMIARKLVEKNTREIRKKEAKQGS; this comes from the coding sequence ATGGATAAATATGAAGTTGGTGATGTGGTGCGGTTGAAAAAGCAGCATCCGTGCGGCAGCAGTGAATGGGAGATCCTGCGCGTGGGTGCAGATTTCAGGTTGAAATGCTTAGGCTGCGGGCACCAGATCATGATCGCAAGAAAACTTGTGGAGAAAAATACCAGAGAAATCCGCAAAAAGGAAGCTAAGCAAGGAAGCTGA
- the rpsF gene encoding 30S ribosomal protein S6, whose product MNKYELALVVSAKIEDDARTATVEKAKEYITRAGGNVTEVEEAGKKKLAYEIQKMSEAFYYFIQFDAASTVPAEVERDVRIMDNVLRFLVVRKDEK is encoded by the coding sequence ATGAATAAGTATGAATTAGCGCTTGTTGTTAGTGCAAAGATCGAAGACGATGCGAGAACAGCTACCGTAGAGAAGGCAAAAGAGTACATCACTCGTGCCGGTGGTAACGTAACAGAAGTAGAAGAGGCTGGTAAGAAGAAATTAGCATATGAGATCCAGAAGATGTCAGAAGCTTTCTATTATTTCATCCAGTTCGACGCTGCATCTACTGTTCCGGCAGAAGTTGAGCGCGATGTCCGCATCATGGACAATGTTCTTCGTTTCTTAGTAGTAAGAAAAGACGAGAAATAA
- a CDS encoding single-stranded DNA-binding protein: MNKVILMGRLTRDAEIRYSQGESATAIARFSLAVDRRFRRDGDDQNTDFINCVAFGRTAEFLERFGRKGTKFVLEGRIQTGSYTNKDGQRVYTTDVVAENVEFAESKNASGGGDNSGFNPSDRPSPSSAAGDGFMNIPDGIDEELPFN, translated from the coding sequence ATGAACAAAGTTATTCTTATGGGAAGATTAACCAGAGACGCAGAGATCCGTTATTCTCAGGGCGAGAGTGCTACTGCGATCGCAAGATTTTCACTTGCAGTAGATCGCCGTTTCCGCCGTGACGGAGATGATCAGAATACAGATTTTATCAACTGTGTTGCATTTGGCAGAACAGCAGAGTTTTTGGAGAGATTCGGACGTAAGGGAACAAAATTCGTTCTGGAAGGTCGTATTCAGACTGGCAGCTACACCAACAAAGACGGACAGCGTGTTTACACGACGGACGTTGTTGCTGAAAATGTAGAGTTTGCAGAGAGCAAAAATGCCAGCGGCGGCGGAGATAATTCCGGTTTTAATCCTTCCGACAGACCGTCACCGAGCAGTGCAGCAGGTGATGGCTTCATGAATATTCCGGATGGAATTGATGAAGAGTTACCATTTAACTAA
- the rpsR gene encoding 30S ribosomal protein S18, producing MAFNKAADKDGAPMKRRPMHRRKKVCVFCGKDNVIDYKDTNKLKRYISERGKILPRRITGNCAKHQRALTVAIKRARHVALMPYVCE from the coding sequence ATGGCTTTCAATAAAGCAGCAGACAAAGATGGCGCACCAATGAAGAGACGCCCGATGCATAGAAGAAAAAAAGTTTGCGTTTTCTGTGGAAAAGATAACGTAATCGATTACAAAGATACAAACAAATTAAAGAGATACATCTCTGAGAGAGGAAAAATTCTTCCTCGTCGTATCACTGGCAACTGTGCAAAACACCAGAGAGCTCTTACAGTAGCTATTAAGAGAGCCCGTCACGTTGCATTAATGCCATACGTATGCGAATAA
- a CDS encoding methyl-accepting chemotaxis protein — MKNKRKQISNEISIRILSVVITIFVIFSIVVAIMIGNISLSSQKDELELQSKAAAYQLETFFKKYTTTVEQMALNPDIREILTETKSGDSIKEATLYQDVFKELQSHQATDSENILAAWIGDIDANVLTQSDGYTSDSSFDITQRDWYQVTQTGKSMLTNAYTDVSTGKLILSAAAPVYDPSGKNVVGVAGLDIALDHINELFFSYTVGDNGFVILLTSDGTIIYHPNTDYQLKTLTEIGVSDDVVNALGGGNTAVKYTIGNKSRYGYIVDITDTDYFVLSCLPSSEYFSSLTICMVIMLVLIVIGIAATVIAIRKVASAITKPISTLNDVAQELAKGNLDVSLKIHSDNEIGELSDSIQLTVDRLKEYINYINEITYALNRLADGKLKFTLKYDYAGDFSKVKEGLINISESMQNIMTDIINTSSQVSAGSEDLAKAAQSIAEGATTQSASVEELVATTTAVTDQVKENTAAAQVAADETLKVTDMMRNSKDQMSLMTEAMNKITQTSNEVVGIIKTIEDIADQTNLLALNASIEAARAGEAGKGFAVVASEIGSLAEESSKAANTTKDLIGISINEIEHGNQIVNDVVTSIQEVMEAVQKVNEMISKSSETYVQQEQSMEQLEIGIEEISKGVEDNSAAAEETSATSEELAAQATTLEQLVQRFDLTNEE, encoded by the coding sequence ATGAAAAACAAAAGAAAACAGATTTCCAATGAAATCTCAATCCGCATTCTGTCGGTCGTTATCACAATATTCGTCATTTTCTCTATTGTAGTTGCGATCATGATCGGGAACATCAGCTTGTCCTCGCAGAAAGACGAACTGGAACTGCAGTCAAAAGCTGCTGCATATCAGCTTGAAACCTTTTTTAAAAAATACACAACGACCGTGGAACAGATGGCTCTCAATCCCGATATACGGGAAATCCTGACTGAAACTAAATCCGGCGATTCTATTAAAGAAGCCACCCTTTATCAGGATGTATTTAAAGAGCTGCAGAGTCATCAGGCAACAGACAGTGAAAACATTCTTGCTGCCTGGATCGGTGATATTGATGCTAATGTTCTGACCCAGTCAGACGGCTATACCAGTGACAGTTCTTTTGATATCACGCAAAGAGACTGGTATCAGGTAACACAAACCGGTAAAAGTATGCTCACCAACGCTTACACAGATGTCAGCACAGGCAAATTAATTTTAAGCGCCGCCGCACCCGTATACGATCCTTCCGGAAAAAATGTTGTCGGTGTTGCCGGATTGGATATTGCCTTAGACCATATCAACGAATTATTTTTCTCCTACACAGTAGGTGATAATGGTTTTGTAATTCTTTTAACATCTGACGGAACCATCATTTACCATCCAAATACAGATTATCAGTTAAAAACCCTTACTGAGATTGGTGTAAGTGATGATGTTGTCAATGCTCTTGGAGGTGGAAATACCGCAGTAAAATATACCATTGGAAATAAATCGAGATATGGATATATTGTAGACATTACAGATACCGATTATTTTGTTTTAAGCTGTCTGCCATCCAGTGAATATTTTTCCAGCCTCACCATATGCATGGTTATTATGCTTGTACTGATTGTCATCGGTATTGCAGCCACTGTCATTGCCATCCGCAAAGTCGCTTCTGCTATTACAAAACCGATCAGTACATTAAATGATGTTGCACAGGAACTTGCCAAAGGAAACCTTGATGTATCCCTTAAGATTCACTCTGACAATGAAATCGGCGAACTGTCTGACTCCATCCAGTTAACGGTAGACCGCCTGAAGGAATACATTAATTACATTAATGAGATTACCTATGCCTTAAACCGTTTAGCAGATGGAAAGTTAAAATTTACACTGAAATATGATTATGCCGGAGATTTTTCAAAAGTAAAAGAAGGTCTTATCAATATTTCTGAATCCATGCAAAACATCATGACTGATATTATCAACACTTCCAGTCAGGTGTCTGCCGGTTCTGAGGATCTTGCCAAAGCAGCACAAAGTATTGCGGAAGGCGCCACCACACAATCGGCTTCCGTAGAAGAACTTGTTGCCACCACAACTGCTGTTACCGATCAGGTAAAAGAAAATACTGCTGCTGCACAGGTTGCGGCTGATGAAACATTAAAAGTAACTGATATGATGCGAAACAGCAAAGATCAGATGTCACTAATGACAGAAGCAATGAATAAGATCACACAGACCTCCAATGAGGTTGTCGGCATCATTAAGACAATTGAAGATATCGCAGACCAGACAAATCTGTTAGCATTAAATGCTTCCATTGAAGCTGCACGGGCAGGTGAAGCCGGAAAAGGATTTGCTGTTGTTGCCTCCGAGATAGGTTCTTTAGCCGAGGAAAGCTCCAAAGCAGCCAATACGACCAAAGATCTCATCGGTATTTCCATTAACGAAATTGAACATGGAAACCAGATTGTAAATGACGTCGTCACTTCCATTCAGGAAGTCATGGAGGCTGTTCAGAAAGTAAATGAAATGATTTCAAAGAGTTCCGAAACTTATGTCCAGCAGGAGCAGAGCATGGAACAGCTTGAGATTGGTATTGAAGAAATTTCTAAAGGAGTGGAAGACAACTCTGCCGCTGCCGAAGAAACTTCTGCCACATCGGAAGAGCTTGCCGCTCAGGCTACTACGCTAGAGCAGCTTGTACAAAGATTTGACCTGACCAACGAGGAATAA
- a CDS encoding glycosyl hydrolase 53 family protein yields MKSGMVKRMLAAALAATLIVTSAGATDVWAAGSEETVSVSVEETKESTENVKTASSSNLITNGDFETDASGWTFLLGGGDYSPNLKKGTDTGMTNNTTGYINIWSENEAEFVMSQEITGLSAGNYTAMLSIDGENDKTADLKFYAGDESTVLSTENGWNNWSTFKVENIVVDESGSIIIKIAGTLGAGYWFDVDDITLTKNLSDGEEKTEAAEALNTLITACEALTESDYTSDTWSALQTALTSAKAVYGDKDNKTVEELTEAKTVLQAAKDALVDAGIVDTGADGIFVQKVDGLSDDFIKGVDVSSYVSLRDSGVTFKDWNGNVIGDQEFFSQLKEAGVNYVRIRVWNDPYDSNGKGYGGGNNDLAKAKKIGKWATDAGMKVLIDFHYSDFWADPGKQKAPKAWAGYTIDQKVTAVSDYTTASITELLDAGVDVGMVQVGNETNNGVCGESTWENMCRIFDAGADAVHAAGEAKGKNILVAVHFANPEKSANYATYAKNLNTYDVSYDVFASSYYPYWHGTLDNLTSTLKNIADTYDKKVMVAETSWATSLEDGDGHENTVRKGNNDTKVDGMDYTFSIQGQANEVRSVISAINNVGDNGIGVFYWEPAWIPVTVYDSSADNAEEVLASNKAAWEKYGSGWAASYASEYDADDAGKWYGGSAVDNQALFDFNGKPLASLNVFKYVNTGATTTKRLDSVTTPDAVEAAYGADIASVLPAVVTVQFNDGSEDTASVTWNSDDIAAITTYGTHEVKGTVSYTDGEGNTSTLSTTCSVSVLPENLLQQGGFEDGCDAWTIEGNGAQGNTKEDPRSGSMGLHFWSSSAVDFTAKQTVTVTKSGVYSAYMYIQGNDGGDSEAVSISLSNDTQNTAQTGNASLAGWKVWQQPKAEGIAASAGDKLTVTIHVAGDAEAWGTIDDVYLYSTEAYETYKINYILNGGTNNDQNPASYDKTQTVTFKNPTRSGYTFEGWYKDSGFTKQITLIEAGTTGEITVYAKWNKIEDNNGNKDTETKEVKVSKITLNKTQAGMKKGETLTLKAVVTPSKATNKAVKWSSSNKKVAAVDKNGKVKALQNGTATIKATAKDGSGVSASCKITVGYKITYKLGKGKNNDQNPEYYYNQKINLKAASKKGYAFKGWYTDSKYTKKITTIAKNSKKNITVYAKWEKVVVKKGAVKKVTALSGKKAKVTLQKVSGADGYEIVYSTDKKFKKNVKKETVTGTSKTLSKLSKGKTYYVKVRAYKKDSTGAKVYGSFSGAKKVKISK; encoded by the coding sequence ATGAAAAGTGGGATGGTAAAGCGCATGCTGGCAGCGGCACTGGCAGCGACATTGATTGTGACAAGTGCCGGGGCAACGGATGTCTGGGCAGCAGGAAGCGAAGAGACAGTTTCTGTGAGTGTGGAAGAGACAAAGGAAAGTACGGAGAATGTAAAAACTGCAAGCAGCAGTAATCTGATAACAAATGGAGATTTTGAGACAGATGCATCTGGATGGACATTTTTGTTGGGTGGTGGCGATTATTCGCCAAACTTAAAAAAAGGTACAGACACAGGTATGACAAATAATACGACGGGTTATATCAACATTTGGTCGGAAAACGAAGCCGAGTTTGTTATGTCTCAGGAGATTACGGGACTTTCAGCAGGAAATTATACCGCTATGTTAAGTATAGATGGAGAAAATGATAAAACTGCAGATTTAAAGTTTTATGCGGGAGACGAGAGTACAGTATTAAGTACGGAAAATGGCTGGAATAACTGGTCGACGTTTAAGGTTGAAAATATAGTAGTAGATGAAAGCGGAAGTATTATTATTAAAATTGCAGGTACATTAGGTGCCGGATACTGGTTCGATGTAGATGACATTACATTAACAAAAAATCTGTCTGATGGAGAGGAAAAAACCGAAGCAGCAGAGGCTTTAAATACCCTTATCACAGCCTGTGAAGCCCTGACAGAGTCAGATTACACTTCAGATACCTGGAGTGCATTACAGACAGCGCTTACATCAGCAAAAGCAGTTTATGGGGATAAAGACAACAAAACCGTAGAGGAATTAACAGAAGCTAAAACAGTCCTGCAGGCTGCAAAAGATGCACTGGTTGATGCAGGCATCGTTGATACCGGAGCTGATGGTATTTTTGTACAGAAAGTAGATGGACTGAGCGATGATTTTATCAAAGGTGTGGATGTGTCATCTTATGTCAGCTTAAGAGACAGCGGAGTGACATTCAAAGACTGGAACGGTAACGTGATAGGTGATCAGGAGTTCTTCAGCCAGTTAAAAGAAGCAGGTGTCAACTATGTGCGTATACGTGTGTGGAATGATCCATATGACAGCAATGGAAAAGGATACGGTGGTGGAAATAACGATCTTGCAAAAGCAAAGAAAATCGGAAAATGGGCAACCGACGCAGGCATGAAGGTGTTAATTGATTTCCATTATTCTGATTTCTGGGCAGATCCGGGAAAACAGAAGGCACCGAAAGCCTGGGCAGGTTATACGATCGATCAGAAAGTGACAGCTGTATCTGATTATACAACAGCGAGCATTACAGAACTGTTAGATGCAGGTGTTGATGTTGGAATGGTTCAGGTTGGAAATGAGACAAACAACGGTGTCTGTGGTGAGAGTACATGGGAAAACATGTGCAGGATCTTTGATGCCGGTGCAGATGCGGTTCACGCAGCAGGAGAGGCAAAAGGAAAGAATATCTTAGTTGCTGTTCATTTTGCAAATCCGGAAAAAAGCGCAAACTATGCAACTTATGCAAAAAATCTGAATACATATGATGTAAGCTATGATGTATTTGCATCTTCTTATTATCCATACTGGCATGGAACACTTGACAATCTTACCAGTACTTTAAAGAATATTGCTGATACTTATGACAAAAAAGTAATGGTAGCAGAGACATCCTGGGCAACAAGTTTAGAGGATGGCGATGGACATGAAAATACTGTTCGTAAAGGTAATAATGATACAAAAGTAGATGGTATGGATTATACATTTTCCATACAGGGACAGGCAAATGAAGTAAGAAGTGTTATTTCAGCGATCAACAATGTCGGTGACAATGGTATCGGTGTATTTTACTGGGAGCCGGCGTGGATTCCGGTAACTGTATACGACAGCAGTGCGGATAATGCAGAAGAAGTACTTGCTTCAAACAAGGCAGCATGGGAGAAATACGGTTCCGGATGGGCTGCAAGCTATGCAAGCGAATATGATGCAGATGATGCAGGCAAATGGTATGGAGGTTCAGCAGTTGATAATCAGGCATTGTTTGATTTTAATGGAAAACCACTTGCATCTTTAAACGTATTTAAGTATGTAAATACCGGAGCAACCACAACAAAAAGACTTGATTCAGTGACAACACCGGATGCTGTGGAAGCTGCATATGGAGCAGATATTGCGTCAGTATTACCGGCAGTTGTTACAGTACAGTTTAATGACGGATCAGAAGATACCGCTTCTGTAACATGGAATAGTGATGATATTGCAGCAATTACGACATATGGAACCCATGAAGTAAAAGGTACTGTATCCTATACAGACGGTGAGGGAAATACTTCCACGCTCAGCACGACCTGCAGCGTGTCCGTACTGCCGGAAAACCTGTTGCAGCAGGGTGGATTTGAAGATGGCTGTGATGCGTGGACGATCGAAGGAAATGGTGCACAGGGAAATACGAAAGAAGATCCAAGAAGTGGAAGCATGGGATTGCATTTCTGGTCATCAAGCGCAGTTGATTTTACAGCAAAACAGACTGTTACAGTTACAAAATCCGGTGTATACAGTGCATATATGTATATTCAGGGTAATGATGGAGGAGATTCTGAGGCAGTCAGTATCTCACTTTCCAATGATACGCAGAATACAGCACAGACCGGAAATGCTTCTCTGGCTGGATGGAAAGTATGGCAGCAGCCAAAAGCAGAAGGAATCGCCGCTTCCGCTGGAGATAAACTGACCGTAACGATCCATGTAGCAGGTGATGCAGAAGCATGGGGAACGATTGATGATGTATATCTGTACAGCACAGAAGCTTATGAAACATATAAGATCAACTATATTTTAAATGGTGGAACAAACAACGATCAGAACCCGGCTTCTTATGATAAAACACAGACGGTTACATTTAAAAATCCGACACGTTCCGGATATACATTTGAAGGCTGGTATAAAGATTCAGGTTTTACAAAACAGATCACGCTGATCGAGGCAGGAACAACCGGTGAGATCACGGTATATGCAAAGTGGAATAAGATCGAAGATAATAACGGAAATAAAGACACAGAGACAAAAGAAGTCAAAGTAAGTAAAATTACATTAAACAAGACACAGGCTGGAATGAAAAAAGGTGAAACCCTTACATTGAAGGCAGTTGTTACACCGTCGAAAGCAACAAATAAAGCTGTAAAGTGGTCTTCATCCAACAAAAAAGTTGCTGCCGTTGACAAAAACGGAAAAGTAAAAGCGTTGCAAAATGGAACTGCCACGATCAAAGCGACAGCAAAAGACGGCAGTGGTGTGAGTGCTTCCTGTAAGATCACAGTAGGTTATAAGATCACTTATAAACTGGGGAAAGGAAAAAATAACGACCAGAATCCGGAGTATTATTACAACCAGAAAATCAACTTAAAGGCAGCTTCAAAGAAAGGTTATGCATTTAAAGGCTGGTATACAGACAGCAAGTACACAAAGAAAATCACAACGATCGCAAAGAACAGTAAAAAGAACATTACTGTATATGCAAAATGGGAAAAAGTCGTTGTGAAAAAGGGCGCTGTAAAGAAAGTGACAGCGCTTTCCGGAAAGAAAGCAAAAGTAACTCTTCAGAAAGTTTCCGGCGCAGATGGATACGAGATTGTTTACTCTACAGATAAGAAATTCAAGAAAAATGTAAAGAAAGAGACAGTGACAGGAACATCAAAAACCTTAAGCAAACTTTCAAAAGGCAAGACTTATTATGTCAAAGTGCGTGCTTATAAGAAAGATTCCACAGGCGCAAAAGTTTATGGAAGTTTCAGCGGTGCAAAGAAGGTAAAGATCAGTAAGTAG